A single region of the Triticum dicoccoides isolate Atlit2015 ecotype Zavitan chromosome 2B, WEW_v2.0, whole genome shotgun sequence genome encodes:
- the LOC119368238 gene encoding uncharacterized protein LOC119368238, whose translation MAAMGVGGAVKMIIGAKEERVVGTGKAPGVCPSCGGPVVATDVESERRILCLPLCLKSKRKYSCTRCFRRLVTVYT comes from the coding sequence ATGGCAGCAATGGGCGTGGGCGGAGCGGTGAAGATGATCATCGGGGCGAAGGAGGAGCGGGTGGTGGGCACGGGCAAGGCTCCCGGCGTTTGCCCGTCTTGCGGCGGCCCCGTGGTGGCCACCGACGTGGAGAGCGAGCGGCGCATCCTGTGCCTCCCGCTGTGCCTCAAGAGCAAGCGCAAGTACTCCTGCACCAGGTGCTTCCGCCGCCTCGTCACCGTCTACACCTAG